The following proteins are encoded in a genomic region of Methanoculleus bourgensis MS2:
- a CDS encoding TIGR03557 family F420-dependent LLM class oxidoreductase — MKTQIGYFASLEQYRPMDALEQTIRAEKVGFDSVWADDHFHPWYHDNAQSAQAWAWMGAALQATKKVFISTCITCPIIRYNPAIVAQTFATLRQMYPGRVGVAVGAGEAMNEVPVTGEWPSVPVRQDMTVEAVKVMRMLWESDKPVTFKGDYFTLDKAFMYTKPDDEVPLYFSGMGPKGAKLAGMYGDHLMTVAAAPSTLKNVTIPKFEEGAREAGKDPSKMEHAMLIWYSVDPDYNKAVEGNRFWAGCLVPSMFKYKVYDPKEVQLHANLVHCDTIKENYMCATDAEEMIKEIERFKEAGINHFCLGNSSPDVNFGIDIFKEVIPAVRD, encoded by the coding sequence ATGAAGACACAAATCGGTTATTTTGCATCCCTGGAGCAGTACCGCCCCATGGATGCACTCGAACAGACAATCAGAGCAGAGAAGGTCGGTTTCGACTCGGTCTGGGCGGACGACCACTTCCACCCCTGGTACCACGACAACGCGCAGTCGGCGCAGGCCTGGGCCTGGATGGGCGCGGCGCTCCAGGCTACCAAGAAGGTGTTCATCTCGACCTGCATCACCTGCCCGATCATAAGGTACAACCCTGCAATCGTGGCACAGACGTTTGCCACCCTCCGGCAGATGTACCCCGGGCGGGTCGGTGTTGCCGTGGGCGCCGGCGAGGCGATGAACGAGGTCCCGGTGACCGGCGAGTGGCCGAGTGTTCCGGTGCGCCAGGACATGACCGTCGAAGCGGTCAAGGTCATGCGGATGCTCTGGGAGAGCGATAAGCCAGTTACATTCAAGGGCGACTACTTCACTCTTGACAAGGCGTTCATGTACACCAAACCCGATGACGAGGTTCCACTCTACTTCAGTGGCATGGGGCCCAAGGGTGCAAAGCTTGCCGGCATGTACGGCGACCACCTCATGACCGTTGCAGCCGCTCCGTCGACCCTCAAGAACGTCACCATCCCCAAGTTTGAGGAAGGCGCCCGTGAGGCAGGGAAGGACCCGAGCAAGATGGAGCACGCCATGCTCATCTGGTACTCAGTCGACCCCGACTACAACAAGGCGGTCGAGGGCAACCGGTTCTGGGCAGGATGCCTCGTCCCCTCGATGTTTAAGTACAAGGTCTACGACCCGAAGGAGGTTCAACTCCACGCAAACCTCGTCCACTGTGACACCATCAAGGAGAACTACATGTGTGCCACAGACGCTGAAGAGATGATCAAGGAGATCGAGCGCTTCAAGGAAGCGGGTATCAACCACTTCTGCCTCGGAAACTCCAGCCCCGACGTAAACTTCGGCATCGATATCTTCAAGGAGGTTATCCCGGCCGTCAGGGACTGA
- a CDS encoding cupin domain-containing protein — protein sequence MEDRNIARLIEEGVVFSPAQGAGRLPPWYSNPGWTGVALADLASGADTKDAFSSHLVRVQKGCEVSSHLHESQWEWNVILDGHGRILLDGREVSFKPGDTFTTPPGVRHAVVADEGEVALLAVFVPGPK from the coding sequence ATGGAAGACCGAAACATCGCCCGGCTTATCGAAGAGGGTGTCGTCTTCTCTCCAGCACAGGGAGCGGGCAGGCTTCCGCCGTGGTACTCGAACCCCGGATGGACTGGTGTCGCCCTGGCAGACCTGGCGTCTGGGGCAGACACTAAGGATGCGTTCTCTTCCCACCTCGTCAGGGTGCAGAAGGGCTGTGAGGTTTCAAGCCATCTCCACGAGAGCCAGTGGGAGTGGAACGTCATCCTCGACGGGCACGGGAGGATCCTTCTTGACGGGAGGGAGGTTTCCTTCAAACCTGGAGATACCTTTACCACGCCGCCGGGCGTCCGCCACGCCGTCGTTGCCGATGAGGGGGAAGTCGCCCTGCTGGCAGTCTTTGTCCCCGGTCCAAAGTGA
- the corA gene encoding magnesium/cobalt transporter CorA codes for MNRHDDQSQVTDGQDTDPGALVYTGDIPARQVSVTVVNYDGSRLDEQIRARPEDFQSLILRPTVTWINVDGVYDTGVIQAIGDAVGIHPLTREDIVDTHQRPKIEDYGNYLYVAIRMLSPESDGGFRSEQVSLVLGSGYVLSFQEQPGDVFERIRERLRAGVGRIRTEGADYLFYALLDAIIDGYFAVIEVFGERIEGIEEEVVTEPDRETLQGIYALKRSLIALRRAVWPLRDVVAELERGESPLILDSTLVYLRDAYDHTIEVAETVETYREMMSGTLDVYLSSQSSRMNEIMKVLTIIATIFIPLTFIAGVYGMNFAHMPELRHPWGYPAALASMIAVAGVMLLYFRKKGWV; via the coding sequence ATGAACCGGCATGATGACCAGAGCCAGGTGACGGATGGGCAGGATACCGATCCCGGCGCGCTCGTTTACACCGGCGATATCCCCGCAAGGCAGGTCTCTGTCACAGTCGTCAACTACGACGGGTCCCGCCTTGACGAGCAGATCAGGGCACGGCCCGAGGACTTCCAAAGTCTTATTCTCCGCCCGACGGTCACCTGGATCAACGTCGACGGCGTCTACGACACCGGTGTGATCCAGGCGATTGGGGACGCTGTCGGGATCCACCCGCTGACCAGGGAAGATATCGTGGACACCCATCAGCGCCCGAAGATCGAGGATTACGGTAATTATCTCTACGTGGCGATCCGGATGCTCTCCCCTGAGAGCGATGGCGGGTTCCGAAGTGAACAGGTGAGCCTGGTGCTCGGCAGCGGGTATGTTCTATCGTTCCAGGAGCAGCCGGGCGACGTCTTTGAGCGTATCCGGGAGCGTCTTCGTGCAGGGGTCGGGCGGATCAGGACTGAGGGGGCGGATTACCTCTTCTATGCCCTGCTGGATGCAATCATCGATGGCTACTTCGCTGTGATCGAGGTGTTCGGGGAGCGTATCGAGGGGATCGAGGAGGAGGTGGTAACAGAGCCCGACCGCGAGACCCTGCAGGGGATCTACGCCCTGAAGCGGTCCCTGATTGCGCTCCGAAGGGCTGTCTGGCCGCTCCGCGATGTGGTGGCAGAACTTGAGCGGGGTGAGTCGCCCCTGATCCTTGATTCAACCCTCGTCTACCTCCGGGACGCCTACGACCACACCATAGAGGTCGCCGAGACCGTGGAGACTTACCGGGAGATGATGTCCGGAACCCTCGATGTCTACCTCTCGAGCCAGAGCAGCCGCATGAATGAGATCATGAAGGTGCTCACCATCATCGCCACCATCTTCATCCCGCTCACGTTCATCGCCGGGGTCTACGGCATGAACTTTGCACATATGCCTGAACTCAGGCATCCCTGGGGGTATCCGGCAGCACTTGCCTCGATGATCGCCGTCGCAGGCGTAATGCTCCTTTACTTTAGAAAAAAGGGGTGGGTATGA
- a CDS encoding DUF5654 family protein codes for MSFKTEVIEKIAALITAAFGLVAALAWNGAIQELFKLLFGDQSTLVAMFVYAVVVTIIAVIAVILIGRAAAKAKGEEEAAAR; via the coding sequence ATGTCGTTTAAGACTGAGGTAATCGAGAAGATAGCAGCTCTTATTACGGCCGCATTTGGCCTTGTCGCCGCTCTTGCGTGGAATGGAGCCATCCAGGAGCTCTTCAAGCTTCTCTTCGGAGATCAGAGCACGCTCGTTGCGATGTTCGTGTATGCCGTCGTCGTGACGATCATCGCGGTGATCGCGGTAATCCTGATCGGCCGTGCCGCAGCAAAGGCGAAAGGCGAGGAAGAAGCGGCAGCGAGATGA
- a CDS encoding IS1634 family transposase, translated as MPLVDGFDDTSILSIGHLGIVAGAYDSLQIAAVIDAALPKTRHHHLSHAQVLKAMVLNGLGFIERRLYLFPDFFDDIAVERLLGEGITRDHLNDDVLGRTLDAIAAYGPTELFNEIVAACLLPTDFGAHCIHIDTTNFSVTGAYEAELDVGEIEITYGHPKDGRWDLKRFVLGMASNQYGVPLFLQTFSGNESDKETILTIIQHLNENLRSDEKVYHVADSAFYTAKNLKTLGQHTFWISRVPATITEAQDLVRTEDPLLPCIDDRYSYQEHCSEYAGIRQKWVLYRSVPMYEREEKTFEKNLAKNLDRARTSLRKLCSREFACEPDARMAAEIWLNKHPRYQFRNLDLATITRKQEKKRGRPKNGEPVQVSYKITAEIEHNPAVLAEERRILGRFVLATNDLALSADELLANYKGQGAVERGFRFLKDKSFRVAEVFLKKPSRIQALAMVMVLCLFIYALTEFRVRRELERTGETVTSQTKKQTQRPTLKWVFFRFRRVREFVVVEEGRRVRRVANLNEELQKILRLLGREYEKYYT; from the coding sequence ATGCCTCTCGTTGATGGTTTCGACGACACCTCGATCCTCTCCATCGGTCATCTCGGCATTGTCGCCGGTGCCTACGACTCCCTGCAGATCGCCGCTGTGATCGACGCTGCTCTCCCCAAAACCCGTCACCACCATCTCAGCCACGCCCAGGTGCTCAAGGCCATGGTCCTCAACGGTCTCGGGTTCATCGAACGTCGTCTCTATCTCTTTCCTGATTTCTTTGATGACATCGCCGTCGAACGCCTCCTCGGCGAGGGCATTACGCGGGACCACCTCAACGACGATGTGCTCGGCCGAACCCTGGACGCGATCGCCGCCTACGGCCCGACCGAGCTCTTCAACGAGATCGTTGCAGCATGCCTTCTTCCGACCGACTTTGGGGCCCACTGTATCCACATCGACACCACCAACTTCAGCGTCACCGGGGCGTATGAGGCTGAGCTCGATGTGGGCGAGATCGAGATCACCTACGGTCATCCGAAGGATGGCCGGTGGGATCTCAAACGGTTTGTCCTCGGGATGGCCTCGAACCAGTATGGGGTTCCGCTCTTCCTCCAGACGTTCTCCGGCAACGAATCGGACAAAGAAACGATCCTGACCATCATCCAACACCTCAACGAGAACCTGAGATCCGATGAAAAGGTCTACCACGTGGCTGATTCAGCCTTCTACACGGCAAAGAACCTGAAAACTCTGGGGCAGCACACGTTCTGGATCAGCCGGGTCCCGGCCACGATCACGGAAGCGCAGGACCTGGTCCGGACCGAGGATCCGCTTTTGCCGTGCATCGACGACCGCTACAGTTATCAGGAGCATTGCAGCGAATATGCCGGGATCCGGCAGAAATGGGTTCTGTACCGGTCGGTCCCGATGTATGAGCGGGAGGAGAAGACGTTCGAGAAGAATCTGGCAAAGAACCTGGACCGGGCACGAACATCGCTCCGAAAACTCTGTTCCCGGGAGTTTGCCTGTGAACCGGATGCGCGTATGGCAGCCGAGATCTGGCTCAACAAGCATCCGCGATACCAGTTCCGGAACCTTGACCTCGCCACGATTACCCGCAAGCAGGAGAAGAAGCGGGGGAGACCGAAGAACGGGGAGCCGGTTCAGGTGTCGTACAAGATCACGGCTGAGATCGAGCACAACCCTGCGGTTCTTGCCGAGGAACGGCGGATCCTCGGGAGGTTTGTCCTGGCAACGAACGATCTGGCGTTGTCAGCCGACGAACTGCTCGCCAACTACAAGGGGCAGGGGGCGGTGGAACGCGGGTTTCGGTTCCTGAAGGACAAGTCGTTCCGGGTCGCAGAGGTCTTTTTGAAGAAGCCATCCCGGATCCAGGCGCTGGCGATGGTGATGGTGCTCTGCCTGTTCATCTATGCGCTCACGGAGTTCCGGGTGCGGCGGGAACTGGAGCGAACCGGCGAGACGGTGACCAGCCAGACGAAGAAACAGACCCAACGGCCGACGTTGAAGTGGGTGTTCTTCCGGTTCCGGAGGGTGCGGGAGTTCGTGGTGGTCGAGGAGGGAAGGAGGGTGAGACGGGTGGCGAACCTGAATGAGGAGTTGCAAAAGATTCTGCGATTGCTGGGGAGGGAGTACGAAAAATACTATACATGA
- a CDS encoding CapA family protein translates to MGRLRLMAAGDIWLQTGDGRHPFGEVGHILRDKDLLFGNLETTLSRTGERARKHHVLSSPPEAARYLVDAGFDILSVANNHSTDLGAEGLRNTLHALESRGILPIGASASPDRQGPVILERNGVSIGFAGYTTGRIVVLGGARVNRLVEEEVVADIEALAGRCDHIAVSLHWGTEMACYPSPQQISLAHRLIDAGATLILGHHSHTMQAIEHYRGGLIAYSLGMFQFDPRWPHNLSPEGFILSVDLQKGGVIGEVEVIPIVVDDNYVPRPAGGAVGEEIRVFIAGISRPVAEGGITWARWFEEIAPAYMRMNLESYRYRIRRDGLLPLLEMGVWLCTPFCLKCYAGLIRRSLRPVLLQEGRAPGEEPGG, encoded by the coding sequence ATGGGAAGACTCAGGCTGATGGCAGCAGGAGATATCTGGCTGCAGACAGGGGATGGCCGGCACCCATTCGGGGAGGTCGGGCATATCCTCCGGGACAAAGACCTCCTCTTTGGGAACCTGGAGACCACGCTCTCAAGGACCGGAGAGCGGGCACGGAAACATCATGTTCTCTCTTCACCCCCCGAAGCAGCCCGGTACCTGGTGGACGCCGGCTTTGACATCCTCAGCGTTGCAAACAACCACTCGACCGACCTCGGCGCCGAAGGACTGAGAAACACCCTGCATGCGCTCGAGAGCCGCGGCATCCTCCCCATCGGGGCGTCGGCGTCTCCAGACCGGCAGGGGCCGGTAATCCTTGAGAGGAACGGTGTCTCGATAGGGTTTGCCGGCTACACGACCGGGAGAATCGTCGTCCTGGGGGGCGCCCGGGTCAACCGGCTGGTCGAGGAGGAGGTTGTTGCGGATATCGAGGCCCTTGCAGGCAGGTGCGACCACATCGCGGTCTCGCTGCACTGGGGGACAGAGATGGCCTGCTATCCCTCTCCCCAGCAGATCAGCCTCGCCCACCGTCTCATCGATGCGGGCGCCACCCTGATCCTCGGGCACCACTCCCATACCATGCAGGCGATAGAGCACTACCGCGGCGGGCTCATCGCCTACTCGCTTGGCATGTTCCAGTTCGACCCCCGCTGGCCCCACAACCTCTCGCCGGAGGGGTTCATCCTCTCGGTCGACTTGCAGAAAGGAGGTGTTATCGGGGAGGTTGAGGTGATACCGATCGTCGTCGACGACAATTATGTGCCGCGCCCAGCAGGGGGAGCCGTGGGCGAGGAGATCCGGGTCTTCATCGCCGGGATATCGCGACCGGTCGCCGAAGGCGGGATCACCTGGGCACGCTGGTTTGAGGAGATCGCGCCGGCCTACATGAGGATGAACCTCGAGAGTTACCGTTACCGGATACGCCGGGACGGTCTCCTTCCTCTCCTTGAGATGGGAGTCTGGCTTTGCACGCCATTCTGCCTGAAGTGCTACGCCGGACTGATCCGGCGATCTCTCCGCCCGGTTCTGTTGCAGGAAGGGCGCGCTCCGGGGGAGGAACCCGGGGGCTGA
- a CDS encoding phenylacetate--CoA ligase family protein, translating into MRTIYRRLKALRPEDSLTIRALDLLPAYSAYKKTYALLQQSRWWSREELLAYQAAALSRLLDHAYTNVPYYRRVFDDRGLVPGDIQTPADLRLLPFLTREDLQTHLPDLKARNYPDGAFEYVTTGGSTGIPVGFYYERGASRAREWAFMKTQWDRVGYRFGDKCVVLRGYIVGSAQDAVYWKKTLFGRWLLMSSHHMTEETLPAYISEIRRFKPRFIQSYPSTAALLARYMTGHGIDPFPTVQAVLCGSENLYPWQRSLLEEAFGCRVFSWYGNSEQTVLAGECEESTHYHIFPEYGIVELIGRDGRPVANPGEMGEVVATNLTNYVCPLIRYRTMDLATAAQGPCTCGRHYPLLEHVEGRLHEFIVTKDRRLISMTAVNMHSDVFDNVVQFQFYQEKAGEVILRIVRKPGYTDRDTDYILSELEKKFEGDVDVTVHFVTKIPRTRRGKYRFLIQDLPLDGGDISL; encoded by the coding sequence ATGCGGACGATATATCGGAGGTTGAAGGCTCTCCGGCCCGAAGATTCTCTGACCATACGGGCGCTCGATCTACTTCCGGCATACTCCGCATATAAAAAGACCTACGCTCTCCTCCAGCAGTCGCGGTGGTGGAGCCGGGAGGAACTTTTGGCCTACCAGGCGGCGGCGCTCTCGCGCCTGCTCGACCATGCCTACACAAACGTCCCCTACTACCGCCGGGTCTTTGACGACCGGGGTCTCGTGCCCGGGGATATCCAGACCCCGGCAGACCTCCGGCTCCTCCCCTTCCTGACCCGGGAGGATCTGCAGACCCACCTCCCCGACCTCAAGGCCCGCAACTACCCGGACGGCGCTTTTGAGTATGTCACCACCGGCGGGTCCACCGGGATCCCGGTCGGGTTCTACTACGAGCGGGGCGCCTCCCGGGCCCGGGAATGGGCGTTCATGAAGACCCAGTGGGACCGCGTCGGCTACCGGTTCGGCGACAAATGCGTCGTCCTCCGCGGCTACATCGTCGGGTCCGCCCAGGACGCGGTCTACTGGAAGAAGACCCTCTTTGGGCGGTGGTTGCTGATGTCCTCTCATCACATGACCGAAGAGACCCTGCCGGCCTACATCAGCGAGATCCGGCGGTTCAAACCCCGGTTCATCCAGTCCTACCCCTCCACCGCCGCCCTGCTGGCCCGCTACATGACCGGGCACGGGATCGACCCCTTCCCGACGGTGCAGGCGGTCCTCTGCGGCTCCGAGAACCTCTACCCCTGGCAGCGGAGTCTCCTCGAAGAGGCGTTCGGGTGCCGGGTCTTCTCCTGGTACGGCAACTCCGAACAGACCGTGCTTGCCGGGGAGTGCGAGGAGAGCACCCACTACCACATCTTCCCCGAATACGGGATCGTCGAACTGATCGGCCGGGACGGCCGGCCCGTGGCAAACCCCGGCGAGATGGGCGAGGTCGTCGCCACCAACCTCACCAACTACGTCTGCCCCCTCATCCGCTACCGGACCATGGACCTCGCCACCGCGGCACAGGGACCCTGCACCTGCGGCAGGCACTACCCGCTGCTCGAACATGTGGAAGGGCGGCTGCACGAGTTCATCGTGACAAAGGACCGTCGGCTCATATCGATGACTGCGGTCAACATGCACTCCGACGTCTTTGATAACGTCGTGCAGTTTCAGTTCTACCAGGAGAAGGCTGGGGAAGTCATCCTCCGGATCGTGAGGAAGCCCGGGTACACCGACCGGGATACGGATTATATCCTCAGCGAGCTTGAGAAGAAGTTCGAAGGCGACGTGGATGTGACCGTCCACTTTGTCACAAAGATCCCCCGCACCCGGCGCGGCAAATACCGGTTCCTGATCCAGGATCTCCCGCTGGACGGTGGGGACATATCACTGTGA
- a CDS encoding GNAT family N-acetyltransferase: MTAARVDDKDTWDTFIDESPSGLLFHKWDYLHLTAKHTGSTLLPYAVYKGDEPICLFPLFYRRTHGISTVFSPPPLTVIPHLGCVMSRSFAGLKQSKKESTLQMVAEDIGGVVENLSPNYLSIAFVPEFNDIRHYLWGRCDARVRYTYTINLEQPLEAIWNSLHYKLRNKLKKEAGAGLRLERTNDISTLHRLIADRYQDPSLDIPPIRRDYLKDLVLAYPDRIGVYSLYDAEDEVAGVVAAQEYKRFLLWMGTPRIESAHAGNEYLQWLLVQRAKAEGYPVLENMGANNPDLAFFKSKFNPDLVMYFEIEKKDILGAFSGWAYLTFVKKMLMSTGRV, translated from the coding sequence ATGACAGCGGCACGGGTTGACGACAAAGATACCTGGGACACCTTCATCGATGAGAGTCCATCCGGACTTCTCTTTCATAAGTGGGACTACCTGCACCTGACGGCAAAGCACACCGGGAGCACGCTCCTCCCGTATGCCGTCTATAAGGGGGATGAACCGATCTGTCTGTTCCCGCTCTTCTACAGGCGGACTCACGGCATCAGCACTGTCTTCTCACCGCCCCCGCTCACCGTGATACCTCACCTCGGGTGCGTGATGAGCAGGAGCTTTGCGGGGCTCAAGCAGAGTAAGAAGGAGTCGACGCTGCAGATGGTCGCCGAAGATATCGGGGGAGTGGTTGAGAACCTCTCGCCGAACTACCTCTCGATAGCCTTCGTGCCGGAGTTCAACGACATACGCCATTACCTCTGGGGCCGGTGCGACGCAAGGGTCAGGTATACCTACACCATCAACCTTGAGCAGCCGCTTGAGGCAATCTGGAACAGCCTCCACTACAAGTTACGGAATAAACTGAAGAAGGAGGCCGGAGCCGGTCTCCGGCTGGAGAGGACGAATGACATCTCCACGCTCCACCGGCTCATCGCCGACCGCTACCAGGACCCGTCGCTCGATATCCCGCCCATCAGGCGCGATTACCTCAAAGACCTTGTGCTTGCCTACCCAGACCGGATCGGGGTATACTCTCTCTACGATGCAGAGGATGAGGTCGCCGGCGTGGTGGCAGCCCAGGAGTACAAACGGTTCCTGCTCTGGATGGGGACGCCCCGGATCGAGAGCGCTCATGCCGGGAACGAGTACCTCCAGTGGCTCCTGGTCCAGCGTGCAAAGGCTGAAGGCTACCCGGTCCTTGAGAACATGGGGGCGAACAACCCGGATCTGGCCTTCTTCAAATCGAAGTTCAACCCTGATCTTGTGATGTACTTCGAGATCGAGAAGAAGGATATCCTCGGGGCATTCTCCGGGTGGGCATACCTCACCTTCGTCAAGAAGATGCTGATGTCGACCGGCAGGGTCTAG
- a CDS encoding GNAT family N-acetyltransferase, with the protein MPVEIVTDKETWDTFIDASPSGLLFHRWDFLKITEQHTGYTALPYGIYKGRELVAVCPLFCRRRGGFSVVLSPPPMQAVIPYLGIVMNRDYAAAKQSKKESTLQVVTGGLREVIGDLSPNYLSIKLVPDYHDIRQFIWDGYQTRINYSYTIDLAPPLETLWKNLNGKLRTNLRKFEKHGYYLEEGDDLTLLYETIRQRFSQPDMDIPMITQRYFEDIFRAYPDHVHVYHLYDRDGDLRGVGTTQEYNRYLLWVGGPKIDGTSANEYLQWLLLRDAKEKGFREFENTGANNPNLNMHKAKYNPDLSIHLEVSRVDAMGRAAEWVYSNIVNRPWVKKRMVPYIE; encoded by the coding sequence TTGCCAGTAGAAATTGTCACAGATAAAGAGACGTGGGATACGTTCATCGATGCCAGCCCATCCGGTCTCTTATTCCACAGGTGGGATTTCCTAAAGATTACGGAGCAGCATACCGGGTATACAGCCCTTCCCTACGGGATCTACAAGGGCAGAGAACTCGTCGCTGTCTGCCCGCTCTTCTGCAGGCGGAGGGGGGGTTTCTCTGTCGTGCTCTCCCCTCCGCCCATGCAGGCAGTTATCCCCTACCTGGGCATCGTGATGAACAGGGACTACGCGGCGGCGAAGCAGAGCAAAAAGGAGTCGACACTGCAGGTGGTCACCGGAGGACTCCGGGAAGTTATCGGCGACCTCTCGCCAAACTACCTCTCGATAAAACTCGTCCCTGACTACCATGATATCCGCCAGTTCATCTGGGACGGTTACCAGACCCGGATCAACTACTCCTACACGATCGATCTTGCCCCTCCCCTGGAGACCCTCTGGAAGAACCTGAACGGGAAGTTACGGACAAACCTCCGTAAGTTTGAGAAGCACGGGTACTACCTGGAGGAGGGGGACGACCTCACATTGCTCTACGAGACGATACGTCAGCGGTTCAGCCAGCCGGATATGGACATCCCGATGATCACACAACGCTACTTCGAGGATATCTTCCGGGCGTATCCCGATCACGTCCATGTCTATCACCTCTACGACCGGGACGGAGACCTCAGGGGCGTCGGCACAACCCAGGAGTACAATCGGTATCTCCTCTGGGTCGGAGGCCCGAAGATCGATGGCACATCGGCAAACGAGTACCTCCAGTGGCTCCTGCTCAGGGACGCGAAAGAGAAGGGTTTCCGGGAGTTTGAGAATACGGGTGCGAATAACCCGAACCTGAACATGCACAAGGCGAAGTACAACCCGGACCTCTCCATTCATCTTGAGGTGAGCAGAGTGGATGCCATGGGGAGGGCGGCAGAGTGGGTCTACAGCAATATCGTCAACAGGCCCTGGGTTAAGAAGAGGATGGTCCCCTACATCGAGTGA
- a CDS encoding GNAT family N-acetyltransferase: MALELVNDREIWDAFVDASPYGLLFHKWDYITVTARHTGYRLLPYGIYRGDEPVCLAPLYFRSTHGVKTLFSPPPMQAVIPYQGLIPSGEFDTLKQSKREGVMDLIASDLSAEIDAISPHYLSLTFVPGLVDVRQFLWRGYTAKVRYTYTIDLVQPVEAIWGGFHSKLRSKIWKAEEAGMDLVRSRDISALYTSIAERFSQPDMNIPMISRRYFEDLFRAYPDHLAAYYLYDREGALAGTVATQEYKRFLFWMGAPRIESAHAGNEYLQWLLIQRAKAEGYPVFENIGANTPDLNFFKSRFCSGLEIYMEVCSRDMVGALAEWAYSSIINKPWLKRKVVPFIE; the protein is encoded by the coding sequence ATGGCGCTCGAACTCGTAAACGACAGGGAAATCTGGGATGCGTTCGTTGATGCAAGCCCTTACGGGCTGCTTTTCCACAAGTGGGACTACATAACGGTCACCGCACGGCATACGGGCTACCGGCTGCTTCCCTATGGGATCTACAGGGGGGATGAACCTGTCTGTCTCGCGCCGCTCTACTTCAGGAGCACGCACGGGGTAAAGACGCTCTTCTCGCCGCCGCCCATGCAGGCGGTCATCCCCTACCAGGGTCTCATCCCGTCAGGGGAGTTTGATACGCTGAAGCAGAGCAAGAGGGAGGGGGTCATGGACCTCATCGCGAGCGACCTCTCTGCAGAGATCGACGCGATCTCACCGCACTACCTCTCCCTGACCTTCGTGCCGGGTCTCGTCGACGTCAGACAGTTTCTCTGGAGGGGGTATACCGCGAAGGTCCGCTACACCTACACGATCGATCTTGTGCAGCCGGTCGAAGCGATCTGGGGCGGTTTCCATAGCAAGTTGCGCAGCAAGATCTGGAAGGCCGAAGAGGCCGGAATGGATCTCGTGCGGAGCAGAGACATCTCGGCGCTGTATACCTCGATTGCCGAACGGTTCAGCCAGCCGGATATGAACATCCCGATGATCAGCAGACGCTACTTTGAGGACCTTTTCCGAGCATACCCGGATCATCTTGCGGCCTACTACCTCTACGACCGGGAAGGTGCGCTTGCGGGGACGGTCGCCACCCAGGAGTACAAACGTTTCCTGTTCTGGATGGGGGCGCCGCGGATCGAGAGCGCTCATGCCGGGAACGAGTATCTCCAGTGGCTCCTGATCCAGCGTGCAAAGGCTGAAGGCTACCCGGTCTTCGAGAACATCGGGGCGAACACGCCAGACCTGAACTTCTTCAAATCCCGGTTCTGTTCGGGTCTTGAGATCTATATGGAGGTCTGCAGTAGGGATATGGTCGGAGCCCTGGCTGAATGGGCATACAGTTCCATCATCAACAAACCCTGGTTGAAACGAAAAGTAGTCCCTTTTATCGAGTGA